One window from the genome of Pantoea cypripedii encodes:
- the thiE gene encoding thiamine phosphate synthase, which yields MTTPFPSTAPRLGLYPVVDSVEWIARLLEAGVRTIQLRIKDCEEHQVEDAVRDAIALGKQYRARLFINDYWRLAIRYNAYGVHLGQEDLDVADLDAIRQAGLRLGLSTHDDAELDRALAVRPSYIALGHIFPTQTKEMPSEPQGITELKRHLARLAGISTVAIGGISLARAPEVLATGVGSIAVVSAITQAPDWRAATQALLDLAENGTQPTAAV from the coding sequence ATGACCACCCCATTTCCCAGTACCGCCCCGCGTTTAGGGCTTTATCCGGTTGTGGATAGTGTTGAGTGGATTGCCCGTTTACTGGAAGCGGGTGTACGCACCATTCAGCTACGGATTAAGGATTGCGAGGAGCACCAGGTTGAGGACGCGGTGCGCGATGCCATCGCACTCGGTAAACAATATCGCGCCCGGTTATTTATCAATGATTACTGGCGATTGGCGATTCGCTATAACGCCTATGGCGTGCATCTGGGTCAGGAGGATCTGGATGTCGCCGATCTGGATGCGATTCGCCAGGCGGGATTACGCCTTGGCTTATCCACCCATGACGATGCCGAACTGGATCGGGCGCTGGCTGTGCGCCCCTCTTATATCGCGCTGGGACATATTTTCCCAACGCAGACCAAAGAGATGCCGTCTGAACCGCAGGGCATTACCGAGCTGAAACGTCATCTGGCGCGGCTGGCAGGCATTTCAACCGTGGCGATTGGCGGCATCTCGCTGGCACGCGCACCAGAAGTGCTGGCAACGGGCGTCGGCAGTATCGCGGTCGTCAGTGCGATAACTCAGGCCCCGGACTGGCGAGCCGCCACCCAGGCGCTGCTGGATCTGGCAGAAAACGGAACCCAGCCCACAGCGGCGGTGTAA
- a CDS encoding PLP-dependent aminotransferase family protein, whose protein sequence is MTRYQHLACLLSDRIEQGLYRSGERLPSVRTLSIEHGVSISTVQQAYHVLEEKQLIVPQPRSGYFVATRKATPPVPAITRPAQRPVEITQWESVLELLSSRIEGDVIQLGSGIPDLTQPTLKPLWKIHARMAQKQDINLLNYDSLLGVTALREQVARLTIDSGCQLTADDIVITTGCHEALSVSIRAVCQPGDIIAVESPTFHGTMQTLRGFGIRVIEIPTDSVTGISLEALELAFEQWPIKAVVVVPNCNNPLGFIMPEARKRALLTLAQRFDAAIIEDDVYGELAWEYPRPISIKSLDRDGRVLLCSSFSKTLSPGLRVGWVAPGRYRERVLHMKYISTGSSATVTQHVVAEFIRQGHYLPHLRRMRQVYQRNYETFSCWVRHYFPCGICVSRPQGSFLMWIELPEAFDAVRLNAKLRESKIQVAVGSLFSASGKYRNCLRLNYALPINEATEQAIALVGAAVEHAMTVCSVENPADAMLHIS, encoded by the coding sequence ATGACGCGTTACCAGCATTTGGCTTGCCTGCTTTCTGACCGCATCGAGCAGGGGCTGTATCGTAGCGGCGAGCGGCTGCCGTCGGTGCGTACGCTAAGCATTGAGCATGGCGTCAGTATCAGTACCGTTCAGCAGGCCTATCATGTGCTGGAGGAGAAGCAGCTGATTGTGCCGCAGCCGCGTTCCGGTTATTTCGTTGCGACCCGCAAAGCCACGCCGCCTGTTCCTGCAATCACGCGCCCCGCCCAGCGGCCGGTAGAAATCACCCAATGGGAATCGGTACTGGAACTGCTCAGTAGCCGCATTGAGGGCGACGTCATTCAGTTAGGCAGCGGCATCCCGGATCTGACGCAGCCCACCCTTAAACCGTTATGGAAGATTCACGCTCGCATGGCGCAAAAGCAGGATATTAACCTGCTGAATTATGACTCCCTGTTGGGTGTCACAGCGCTGCGCGAGCAGGTCGCCCGTCTGACGATTGATAGCGGCTGCCAGCTTACCGCTGACGATATCGTGATCACCACCGGTTGCCATGAAGCGCTGTCGGTATCTATCCGTGCCGTCTGCCAGCCTGGTGACATCATTGCGGTGGAATCACCAACTTTCCACGGCACCATGCAGACATTGCGTGGTTTTGGCATCCGCGTGATTGAAATCCCTACCGACTCGGTGACGGGAATCAGCCTGGAAGCACTCGAGCTGGCGTTTGAACAGTGGCCGATCAAGGCGGTAGTGGTGGTGCCCAATTGTAATAACCCATTGGGTTTTATCATGCCGGAAGCGCGCAAGCGTGCGCTGCTGACGCTGGCGCAACGCTTTGATGCCGCGATTATTGAAGACGATGTGTATGGTGAACTGGCGTGGGAATATCCGCGTCCCATCAGCATTAAATCGCTGGATAGGGATGGGCGCGTGTTGTTATGCAGTTCGTTTTCCAAAACATTGTCACCAGGCCTGCGTGTCGGCTGGGTTGCGCCAGGGCGCTACCGCGAACGCGTGCTGCACATGAAATATATTAGTACGGGTTCATCGGCTACCGTGACGCAGCATGTGGTGGCGGAGTTTATTCGTCAGGGCCACTATCTGCCGCACCTGCGCCGCATGCGTCAGGTGTATCAACGTAATTACGAAACCTTTAGCTGCTGGGTGCGCCACTATTTTCCCTGTGGCATTTGCGTGTCGCGGCCACAGGGTAGCTTCCTGATGTGGATCGAACTGCCCGAAGCCTTTGATGCGGTACGCCTGAATGCTAAATTGCGCGAGTCGAAAATCCAGGTCGCGGTGGGGTCATTGTTTTCGGCCTCGGGTAAATATCGCAACTGTCTGCGCCTGAATTATGCCTTGCCAATCAATGAAGCGACTGAGCAGGCGATCGCGCTGGTGGGTGCCGCGGTGGAACATGCCATGACGGTATGCAGCGTGGAAAACCCTGCGGACGCAATGCTACACATTTCGTAG
- a CDS encoding DUF1127 domain-containing protein gives MEFDQNRAARPFNITLLDMLRALRQLVKSWRLRRETRRILSHLSDTQLRDIGLTRGDIDRRN, from the coding sequence ATGGAATTCGATCAAAACCGTGCGGCGAGACCCTTCAATATTACTTTGCTGGATATGTTGCGTGCACTGCGACAACTGGTGAAGTCCTGGCGTTTACGCCGGGAAACCCGACGCATACTGTCGCACCTGAGCGATACACAACTGCGCGATATTGGCTTAACGCGCGGCGACATAGACCGCAGAAACTGA
- the rsd gene encoding sigma D regulator, whose protein sequence is MLTQLDDLTERVGSGNELVDSWLHARRQLLVTYYQLIGMKPKKDALSALDERALDAFCHNLVDYLSAGHFSVYEHIISEMQGDSPMIAAAQIYPLLEANTERMMQLYDGHLQQAITDDNCTTFHQALSEVGEVLESRFTLEDKLVRLAWDNQIARPRVANDRHIARPA, encoded by the coding sequence ATGCTTACTCAGTTAGATGACCTGACCGAGCGTGTAGGCAGCGGTAACGAATTGGTCGATTCATGGCTACACGCGCGTCGTCAGCTACTCGTGACCTATTATCAGTTGATTGGCATGAAGCCGAAGAAAGATGCGCTGAGCGCATTGGACGAACGGGCACTGGATGCTTTTTGCCACAATCTGGTGGACTATCTCTCCGCCGGACATTTCAGCGTGTATGAACATATTATCAGCGAGATGCAGGGCGATAGTCCGATGATTGCCGCCGCGCAGATCTATCCGTTGCTGGAAGCCAATACCGAACGGATGATGCAGCTGTATGATGGCCATCTGCAGCAGGCTATCACCGATGACAACTGCACCACCTTCCACCAGGCATTATCTGAAGTGGGTGAAGTGCTGGAGTCACGTTTTACGCTGGAAGACAAGCTGGTGCGTCTGGCGTGGGATAATCAGATAGCGCGCCCACGGGTGGCTAATGACAGACATATCGCCCGCCCGGCCTGA
- the thiC gene encoding phosphomethylpyrimidine synthase ThiC — translation MSVAKTSRREQRAQAQEFIDSLQGTAFPNSQRIWITGSREDIRVPMREIQLSPTLTGGSKDNPQYEPNEPVPVYDTAGAYGDPSATIDVHQGLAKLRAGWIADRGDSETIDQLSSSYTQQRLADEGLDHLRFEHLPQPRRAIAGHCVTQLHYARQGIITPEMEFIALRENMGRERIRGEVLLQQHPGYSFGAHLPANITAEFVRQEVAAGRAIIPSNINHPESEPMIIGRNFLVKVNANIGNSAVSSSIEEEVEKLVWSTRWGADTVMDLSTGRYIHETREWILRNSPVPIGTVPIYQALEKVNGVAEDLNWEIFRDTLLEQAEQGVDYFTIHAGVLLRYVPMTAKRLTGIVSRGGSIMAKWCLSHHQESFLYLHFREICEICAAYDVALSLGDGLRPGSIQDANDEAQFAELHTLGELTKIAWEYDVQVMIEGPGHVPMQMIRRNMTEQLEHCHEAPFYTLGPLTTDIAPGYDHFTSGIGAAMIGWFGCAMLCYVTPKEHLGLPNKEDVKQGLITYKIAAHAADLAKGHPGAQIRDNAMSKARFEFRWEDQFNLALDPHTARAYHDETLPQESGKVAHFCSMCGPKFCSMKITQEVRDFAARQQAEAQPIEVGMAQMSDAFRSRGGELYHAADALKEEKV, via the coding sequence ATGTCTGTTGCAAAAACTTCTCGTCGTGAACAACGCGCCCAGGCGCAGGAATTTATTGATTCGCTGCAAGGCACCGCCTTTCCCAACTCTCAACGTATCTGGATCACCGGCAGCCGTGAAGACATTCGCGTACCGATGCGTGAGATCCAGCTTAGCCCTACCCTGACCGGAGGCAGTAAAGATAATCCTCAATATGAACCGAACGAACCGGTGCCGGTGTATGACACCGCCGGTGCCTATGGCGATCCGTCGGCGACGATTGATGTGCATCAGGGGCTGGCAAAACTTCGCGCAGGATGGATTGCCGATCGTGGCGACAGCGAAACTATCGATCAGTTGAGTTCCAGCTATACCCAGCAACGGCTGGCGGATGAAGGGCTGGATCACCTGCGTTTTGAACATTTGCCACAACCGCGCCGTGCCATAGCGGGCCATTGCGTTACCCAGCTGCACTATGCGCGCCAGGGCATCATTACGCCGGAGATGGAGTTTATTGCGCTGCGTGAAAACATGGGACGTGAGCGCATCCGGGGTGAAGTGTTGCTACAACAGCATCCGGGTTATAGCTTTGGCGCGCATCTGCCTGCCAATATCACCGCCGAGTTTGTGCGTCAGGAAGTCGCCGCAGGGCGAGCCATCATCCCCTCCAACATCAACCATCCTGAATCCGAACCGATGATCATTGGCCGTAACTTCCTGGTGAAGGTGAATGCCAACATCGGTAACTCGGCCGTCAGTTCCTCGATTGAAGAGGAGGTGGAGAAGCTGGTGTGGTCAACGCGCTGGGGGGCCGACACTGTGATGGATCTCTCCACCGGTCGCTATATCCATGAAACGCGTGAATGGATTCTGCGCAACAGCCCGGTGCCGATTGGTACTGTGCCAATTTATCAGGCGCTGGAGAAAGTGAACGGCGTTGCAGAGGACCTCAACTGGGAAATCTTCCGCGATACGCTGCTGGAGCAGGCTGAGCAAGGCGTGGACTACTTCACCATTCACGCAGGCGTGCTACTGCGTTATGTCCCGATGACGGCGAAACGTCTGACCGGCATTGTGTCGCGCGGCGGTTCGATTATGGCGAAGTGGTGCCTGTCGCATCATCAGGAGAGTTTCCTGTATCTGCATTTCCGCGAGATTTGTGAAATCTGTGCCGCCTATGATGTCGCACTGTCTCTGGGCGATGGCCTGCGTCCGGGTTCAATTCAGGATGCCAACGATGAAGCGCAATTCGCCGAGCTGCATACCCTGGGCGAGCTGACGAAAATCGCCTGGGAATATGACGTGCAGGTGATGATTGAAGGCCCTGGCCACGTGCCGATGCAGATGATTCGCCGCAATATGACCGAACAACTGGAACATTGCCACGAAGCCCCGTTCTACACGCTCGGCCCACTGACCACCGATATCGCTCCCGGCTATGACCATTTCACCTCTGGCATTGGTGCCGCGATGATTGGCTGGTTCGGCTGCGCGATGCTGTGTTACGTGACCCCGAAAGAGCATCTGGGATTACCGAATAAAGAAGATGTAAAACAAGGGCTGATTACCTATAAGATCGCCGCCCATGCTGCCGATCTGGCCAAAGGCCATCCTGGCGCGCAAATCCGCGATAACGCCATGTCCAAAGCGCGTTTCGAGTTCCGCTGGGAAGACCAGTTCAACCTGGCGCTGGATCCCCACACCGCCCGCGCCTACCACGATGAAACGCTGCCGCAGGAATCGGGTAAAGTGGCACATTTCTGTTCCATGTGTGGGCCAAAATTCTGTTCCATGAAAATCACCCAGGAAGTGCGCGACTTTGCCGCCCGCCAGCAGGCTGAAGCCCAGCCGATAGAAGTCGGTATGGCGCAAATGTCAGACGCGTTCCGCAGCCGTGGCGGCGAGTTGTATCATGCTGCCGATGCTTTGAAAGAGGAAAAAGTATGA